The Lytechinus pictus isolate F3 Inbred chromosome 15, Lp3.0, whole genome shotgun sequence genome contains a region encoding:
- the LOC129277815 gene encoding uncharacterized protein LOC129277815, with the protein MDSIIPPEFPEGVFVEDGKDTSDPPKVESAEKEKLLEGEDVHMSSFLSDWDTEADQGGRMVTADSGDDRSIDSLPMSPDEANSNQNADIPVRGMAPVLVGEETSHAFFCFAWEDDEWTINVVRKLESTAYGFTCDNSNHKWDPGVAKMDKIINCISTSKKLVLVLSPDFMRSPWCTYENMRALRVHYTNTAKVILVVLNEMDLPDFLDGIPTINAMSRNFWQRFVAALRLGSSLDAHDASVNNNVPALYNSAHLATIQSSTDCCCKARFDTIYCPDELARKGVQIPQRDYTSAITAILDAPKMRWYTLWYNRFFSSLICAIITALIIVGVVGNLSNFHNKESGGLHVGISLLIAVVLSAVVVGLLHLIVFYEKRKLNVLIEANLSRANMVFSKHNILVGMTDKFNWCWNRAVLHFVYFDLAECRKEMVKFLNDNRNTGDVDIGLNQNSSVSVEMLPSGGCDGDTARLTMDTKLRTLSPQTLIADTDPRSVEEEAELYLMQNSASYINKLLKKQLVGPLRKRHCRTTVCLCQYVQKTVFSVPV; encoded by the exons ATGGATAGCATTATTCCTCCAGAGTTTCCAGAGGGAGTCTTTGTGGAAGATG gaAAAGACACTTCTGATCCACCTAAGGTAGAATCTGCTGAGAAAg AGAAGCTTCTTGAGGGGGAGGATGTGCACATGTCCAGCTTCTTGTCCGACTGGGATACGGAAGCTGACCAGGGTGGACGCATGGTCACGGCCGACAGCGGCGATGACCGCTCCATAGACAGTCTTCCTATGTCACCCGACGAAGCCAACTCCAATCAGAATGCCGACATTCCAGTCCGAGGCATGGCGCCGGTCCTGGTTGGCGAGGAAACAAGCCACGCCTTCTTCTGCTTCGCTTGGGAGGACGACGAGTGGACCATAAACGTGGTCCGCAAGCTGGAATCCACCGCATATGGATTCACCTGTGACAACAGCAACCACAAGTGGGATCCCGGCGTTGCCAAGATGGACAAGATTATCAACTGTATCTCCACCTCCAAGAAGCTGGTGCTAGTCTTGTCGCCAGACTTTATGCGCAGTCCATGGTGCACGTATGAGAATATGCGTGCTTTGCGCGTTCATTACACGAACACAGCAAAGGTAATATTGGTGGTGTTGAATGAGATGGATCTCCCGGACTTTCTGGATGGGATACCGACCATTAATGCGATGTCAAGGAACTTTTGGCAGAGATTTGTCGCCGCATTAAGATTAG GTTCAAGCTTAGATGCCCACGATGCCTCTGTTAACAACAATGTGCCTG CCCTGTACAACAGTGCTCATCTCGCAACCATTCAGTCCAGTACAGATTGCTGTTGTAAGGCAAGATTTGATACTATTTACTGTCCTGATGAACTAGCAAGAAAAGGCGTTCAG ATACCTCAGCGGGATTACACCTCGGCCATCACCGCCATCTTGGACGCTCCGAAGATGAGATGGTACACGTTGTGGTACAACCGTTTCTTCAGCTCCCTCATCTGTGCCATCATCACCGCCCTCATCATCGTGGGTGTGGTCGGTAACCTTAGTAACTTCCATAACAAAGAATCGGGCGGTCTCCATGTCGGGATATCCCTCCTCATCGCTGTTGTCCTGTCCGCTGTTGTGGTCGGCCTCCTGCATCTTATTGTCTTCTATGAAAAGAGAAAG ttAAACGTTTTAATAGAAGCTAACCTATCCCGTGCTAACATGGTGTTCTCCAAGCATAACATCCTGGTTGGGATGACCGATAAATTCAACTGGTGCTGGAACAGAGCTGTG cttcattttgtatattttgatttggCAGAATGTAGG AAAGAGATGGTAAAATTCTTGAATGACAATCGCAATACAGGAGATGTGGACATTGGTTTAAATCAG AATTCGTCAGTAAGTGTTGAAATGCTGCCCTCTGGAGGATGTGATGGAGATACCGCTCGGCTCACCATGGATACTAAACTCCGGACATTGTCCCCTCAGACTCTTATTGCCGATACAGACCCAAGATCTGTTGAG GAGGAAGCAGAGTTGTACCTCATGCAGAACAGTGCATCGTATATCAACAAACTACTCAAAAAGCAGTTAGTGGGACCATTAAGAAAGAGACATTGTAGGACCACTGTATGCCTGTGTCAGTACGTCCAAAAGACAGTCTTCAGTGTTCCAGTATAG